One window from the genome of Choloepus didactylus isolate mChoDid1 chromosome 2, mChoDid1.pri, whole genome shotgun sequence encodes:
- the EFNA4 gene encoding ephrin-A4 yields the protein MRLLPLLRTVLWAALLGSPLRGGSGLRHAVYWNSSNPRLLRGDTVVELGLNDYLDIFCPHYEGPGPPDGPETFALYIVDRPGYEACQAEGAGAFKRWECSRPFAPFGPFRFSEKIQRFTPFSLGLEFLPGETYYYISVPTPESSGQCLRLQVSVCCKESKSESAHPVGSPGESGTSGWRGGGTPSPLCFLLLLLLPILRLLRVL from the exons ATGCGGCTGCTGCCCCTGCTGCGGACTGTCCTCTGGGCCGCGCTCCTCGGCTCCCCGCTGCGGGGAGGTTCTGGCCTCCGCCACGCCGTCTACTGGAACTCCAGTAACCCCAG GCTGCTTCGTGGAGACACCGTGGTGGAGCTGGGCCTCAATGACTATCTGGACATATTCTGCCCACACTACGAAGGTCCAGGACCCCCTGACGGCCCTGAGACATTTGCCCTATACATCGTGGACAGGCCGGGCTATGAGGCCTGCCAGGCGGAGGGGGCAGGTGCCTTCAAGCGCTGGGAGTGCTCCCGCCCCTTTGCTCCCTTTGGTCCCTTTCGATTCTCAGAGAAGATTCAGCGCTTCACACCCTTCTCCCTTGGCTTGGAGTTCCTGCCTGGAGAGACTTACTACTACATCT CGGTGCCAACTCCGGAGAGTTCTGGCCAGTGCTTGAGGCTCCAGGTGTCTGTCTGCTGCAAAGAAAGCA AGTCTGAGTCAGCCCATCCTGTTGGGAGCCCTGGAGAGAGTGGCACATCAGGTTGGCGAGGAGGGGGTACTCCCAGCCCCCTCTGCTTCTTGCTACTATTGCTGCTCCCAATTCTGCGCCTCCTGCGAGTTCTCTGA